The Aphis gossypii isolate Hap1 unplaced genomic scaffold, ASM2018417v2 Contig00851, whole genome shotgun sequence genome includes a region encoding these proteins:
- the LOC126555440 gene encoding uncharacterized protein LOC126555440 yields the protein MDKSFLDVGGAYVNESPIREMFVHSFLPFSTSALNNGDEIRIEIQNRDAHTLPSDSFIYIEGKITQPDELKTEISLAHNGLTNLFNEMKYEINSTEVQRVKKPGITSAMKGYCSYSPADANILQNAAWDITGHNANFIKDGSFSGCIPLKHVFGF from the coding sequence ATGGATAAATCGTTCTTAGACGTAGGTGGTGCATATGTAAACGAATCGCCTATTCGAGAAATGTTTGTGCATTCTTTTTTACCGTTTTCCACGAGTGCGTTGAATAATGGCGATGAAATCCGTATAGAAATTCAAAACCGAGATGCACATACGTTACCGAGCGATAGTTTTATCTATATTGAGGGTAAAATAACACAACCCGATGAACTTAAGACAGAAATAAGTTTAGCGCACAACGGTCTAACGAATTTGTTTAACGAAATGAAATACGAGATTAACTCTACCGAAGTACAACGGGTTAAAAAACCTGGGATAACTAGTGCGATGAAAGGATATTGTTCGTATTCGCCTGCCGACGCGAATATTTTGCAAAACGCTGCCTGGGATATCACTGGCCACAATGCTAATTTCATTAAAGACGGTTCGTTCAGTGGATGTATACCGTTAAAGCATGTTTTCGGTTTTTGA